Below is a window of 'Nostoc azollae' 0708 DNA.
TCACACCAAAAATACCTATTTGATAATTAACCGATTTTTCAAACATTGTGACTCCTGATTCCTGACTCCTGAATTATTACTAACTTACTTACATCTTTACTGAGGAGTTAAAAATTTTGCTACTGTTTGCACATCCTTATCACCTCGTCCAGAACAGTTAATAATAATACGAGGACTACCACTAACTTGAGGACACAAAGTTTCTAAATAAGCGATCGCATGAGCAGTTTCCAATGCTGGTATAATTCCTTCTAGCTTCGATAGGCGTTGAAATGCCTCCAAAGCCTCAGCATCTGTCACACTATAATATTCAGCCCGGCCAATATCCTTCATATAGCTGTGTTCTGGACCCACACCAGGATAATCCAAACCTGCACTAATCGAGTGTGGCTCAATTACTTGTCCGTCATCATCTTGCAACAGATAACTCATCGCGCCATGTAATACACCAACTTGTCCTTTTGTCAAAGTAGCCGCGTGTTTGCCAGTATTCACACCTTCACCAGCAGCTTCCACACCAATTAACTGCACATATGGCTCTTTAACAAACTCGTGAAATAGTCCCATAGCATTAGAACCACCACCCACACAAGCCATCAGAATATCAGGTAAACCGCCCCATTTTTCCTGAGCTTGAGCGCGAGTTTCTTCACCAATAACCGCATGAAAATCACGTACCATCATTGGGTAAGGATGGGGTCCAGCTACAGAACCCAGAATGTAGTGGGTGCTTTCCACATTTGTCACCCAGTCGCGGATAGCTTCAGAAGTCGCATCTTTGAGAGTTCCCGTACCCGCAGACACAGGACGAACTTCAGCCGCCATCAGCCGCATTCTAAATACATTTAAAGCTTGGCGTTCCATATCGTGAACACCCATATAAATTACACATTCCAACCCGAAACGAGCGCAAACCGTCGCCGTCGCTACACCATGTTGTCCTGCACCAGTTTCGGCAATAATCCGCTGTTTACCCATGCGCTTTGCCAACAATACTTGACCAATGGCATTATTAATTTTATGAGCCCCAGTATGATTTAAATCTTCACGTTTTAAGTAAATTTGCGCTCCTGTGCCATCAGGACGAGCATAATAGGCTGTAAGACGTTCAGCAAAGTATAAAGGTGTCGCACGTCCTACGTAATCTCGCAGCAAACCTTGTAATTCTGCCTGAAAACTAGGTTCATTGCGGTATTGCTGATACGCTGTTTCCAGTTCAGCTAAAGCAGGCATCAAAGTTTCAGGAACATATTTACCACCAAAGGGGCCAAAGCGTCCCAAGATATCGGGAACTGAAGCAGTTTGTGGCAAGTTGCGGAAAAGGGGTGTAGTAGTCACAGATTAGGTTAAATTAGAGAACAAAGTTAATTTTAATTCTACAACTTGCTGAGGTTGCTGATAAAGAGCATTATTCCTCATAATCCTGTAATTGCTGTTGAGGTTCATTAATCGAAATCATAATTTTATTGCTCCAATCACTATCTTTGATAGTATCATCTTGTAAATCGTGATTGAAAATTGTCTGAATCAGGATTTACAGGATTTAAGGATGTACAAGATGATAAATACTAAGCATTCAGGAGTCAAGAGTCAGAATGTTTGAGAAATTGGTTAATTATCAAATAGGTATTGTTTGGTGTGAGCCTGAAAAAGCTTATGGCTGTTCGCATAGCGTGCCGTTAGGCATTAGCTGAATGCTTAGGATAAATGTTCAATTATACGTTCACAAATCGCACTAACCCAAACATTCCATAACACCAACTCCTCATT
It encodes the following:
- the trpB gene encoding tryptophan synthase subunit beta — its product is MTTTPLFRNLPQTASVPDILGRFGPFGGKYVPETLMPALAELETAYQQYRNEPSFQAELQGLLRDYVGRATPLYFAERLTAYYARPDGTGAQIYLKREDLNHTGAHKINNAIGQVLLAKRMGKQRIIAETGAGQHGVATATVCARFGLECVIYMGVHDMERQALNVFRMRLMAAEVRPVSAGTGTLKDATSEAIRDWVTNVESTHYILGSVAGPHPYPMMVRDFHAVIGEETRAQAQEKWGGLPDILMACVGGGSNAMGLFHEFVKEPYVQLIGVEAAGEGVNTGKHAATLTKGQVGVLHGAMSYLLQDDDGQVIEPHSISAGLDYPGVGPEHSYMKDIGRAEYYSVTDAEALEAFQRLSKLEGIIPALETAHAIAYLETLCPQVSGSPRIIINCSGRGDKDVQTVAKFLTPQ